Within Deinococcus actinosclerus, the genomic segment GCCGCCCACGGAAGCGGGGTTGCAACGTGGCGCGCTGTTCGGGGTAACTGACGGTCACGGGTTTCTGGAACAGTTTCCCCAGCGTGACGCCCATGCCCTTGGCTATTTCAAGAACGCCCATGGTTGGCTCCTGTGGTGGGGTGAGGGGAGGCGCGCATCAGTCGCCTCCGGCGCGGACGATGTCGCCTTCGGGGCGGACGCTGGGCTGGTTCCACAGGACGCGCACGCGGTCGCTCAGGACGAGCAGCGCGAGCACGCCCGCGAAGCTGAGGACGCCCAGGAACCACAGGCCGCCCGAGCCGCGGAAGGCCAGGAACGCGGCGGTCAGCATGGTGTTGGCCAGCGCCAGGGGCAGCACGAGTTTCCAGCCGAAGCGCATCAGCTGGTCGTAGCGCAGCCTCGGGAGGGTGGCGCGCACCCAGATGAACAGGAACAGGAAGAACGCGATCTTCACGATCAGCCAGATCAGTGGCCAGTCGGAGATGCCGGGGATCAGGGCGTTGAGGAACTGCGGGCCCTTCCAGCCGCCGAAGAACAGGGTCGCCATGACGGCGGACGCGGTGATCATGTTCACGTACTCGGCCATCTGGAACAGCGCCCACTTGATCGCGCTGTACTCCGTGAGGTACCCGGCGACGATCTCCTGCTCGGCTTCGGGCAGGTCGAAGGGCGTGCGGTTGGTCTCGGCGAAGGACGAGATCAGGAACAGCACGAAGCCCAGCGACTGGAAGAGGATCATCGGGCCGTTCTGCGCCTGCCAGCCCACGATGCCGTGGAAGGAGGTGGTGCCGACGATCATCAGCAGGCCCAGCAGGCTCAGGCCCATGCCGAGTTCGTAGCTGATCATCTGCGCGCTTGACCGCAGGCCACCCAGGATCGGGTACTTGCTGCCCGACGCCCAGCCGCCCAGGAAGATGCCGTACACGCCCATGCTGGTCAGGGCCAGCAGCGCCAGGATGCCGGTGTCGAGGTTGTACACCCAGGGGTTCTCGCCGAAGAGGCTCCCGGCGGGCCCGGCAGGCAGGCCCCCGAACGCGGTCAGGGCCATGCCGATGGCGACGATGGGCGCCAGGGTGTACACGAGCTTGTCGGCCAGGGTGACGGTGAGGTCCTCCTTGAAGATGCTCTTGATGGCGTCCGCGGCGGGTTGCAGCAGGCCCATGGGGCCCACGCGGTTCGGGCCGGGGCGCAGCTGCATGCGGCCCAGCAGGCGCCGCTCGATCAGGGTCATGTACGCGAAGGTGGTCAGCAGCCCCAGGACGACGAGCACGGCTTTGAGCAGCGAGATCAGGAGTGTGGCGAGCCAGTCGGGCATCAGTCGTCCCCTCCGGGTTGAGGTGCCGCCGGCGCGACCGGCAGCGTCCAGCCGCCCTCCACGAGATCCTGGATGCGGTCCACCCAGTCGCGGTCACGGGAGCGCATCCGCTCGGTCCACAGTTTCGGGGTGTGCGGCGCGGCGGGGGCGACGTAGGTGCGGGCGAAGCTGTGCAGCGCGCCGCCCGCCTGAATCCCGGCGGTGTTCACGCCCAGCCGTTCGGTCAGCAGGGTCTGCGCGCCGCGCTGCCCGCGCACGGGGGCCTTCACGCCCAGCGCCTCGGCCAGGGCGGTCAGGGTGCGGATCAGGTCGGCGGCCTCGCCGCTCTGGATCGCGGCGGGGTTCAGGGGCAGCAGGCGCCCCTCCAGGTTCTGGACGGTGCCGCGCTTCTCGTAGTTCGTCACGGCGGGCAGGACCACGTCGGCCTGCTGGGCGGTGGCGGTCAGGTGCGTGTCGTGCACGACCGTGAAGCCCGCCGCGCGCGTGCCCGGGTCCAGGCGGCTGATGAACGCGGCGGGCACCTCACCCAGGCGTTCGACACCCAGGCCGCCGGTGCGGGGCACGAGGTTCAACGCGGCCAGGCCGTTGCTGTTCGGCCCGGCGGGAATCGCGATGACCTTCGCCCCGGTGCGCGAGGCGAGGTCCGCCAGCATTGAAGCCGCCGACCCGCTCGCGCCGCGCAGGGCGTCCGCACCCAGGATCAGCACGGGCCGCTCGGCGCCGTCCAGCAGGGCCCGCACGGCCTTCAGGTCGTCGGTGTCCGGGCGGGCGAGGCGGGTCAGGGCGCTGCCGCCGTTCGCGCTGACGCGGTGCCCGGCGTGCCCCCACAGGCGCGACTCGCCGCCGATCACGGCCAGCCGCTCGGGGCGGCGGGCGGGGCGTTCCACGAGGCGCAGGTCGGCGATGGCGGTGCCGTGCGCGAACTCGGCGGGCAGCAGGCCGCCGCGCAGCATTTCCAGGATGCGCAGTTCCAGCACCGGCGCTTCCTCGCCCAGGTCCGCACCCAGCACGACGACGGCGTCGGCGGTCGCCACGTCCGTCAGCGTGGCGGTCGGCGCGATGAACACCGAGTGACGCGGGAAGTGATCCACGTGCCGGGCGTTCAGCGCGTCTGCCAGGGCCGACAGCGCCGCGCCTTCCTCCAGCGTGGCGTCCGCACCCACGAACAGGCCCAGGTCCGCCAGCGGCAGGCCCAGCAGCCCACGGTTGATCGCGGTGATCGCCTCGTCCCAGGTGGCGGGCACGAGCGCCCCGTCCTCGCCCCGGATCAGGGGGGTGGTCAGGCGCTCCTCGCTGGCGAAGGGGTGGCCGAAGCGGCCCGCGTCGCAGATCCACGCCTCGTTCACGTCGCGGTTCTCGCCCGCCACGATGCGTTCCAGGCGGCCGTTGCGGGCGTCCACCGTGATGGAGCAGCCGACCGGGCACAGCGTGCAGGTGGTGGGCGTGTGGTCGTACTCCCAGTTGCGGCCCCGGAAGCGCGCCACGTTGTCCAGCAGCGCCCCCACCGGGCAGATGTCCGTGATGTTCCCCGAGAAGCCGGTGGGCAGCCCGCCCTCCTCGGTGTCGATGAAGGTGTGCCCTCCGCGCTCGATGAAGTCCAGCACCTCCTGGCCCGGCACCTCCTCGAAGTACCGCACGCAGCGCTTGCAGTGAATGCAGCGCTCCTGATCCAGGATCACGAAGTCCGACAGCGGGTAGTGCTTCTCCGCGTGGCGGCGGTCAAAGCCGAAGCGGCTCGCGCCGTACCCGTACTCGAACGCGCGGTCCTGCAATTCGCACGCGCCGCCCTTGTCGCAGGTGGGGCAATCCAGCGGGTGGTTCAGCAGCGTGAACTCCATCATGCCCGCCTGCGCCTTCGCCACGACCTCGCTCGTCTTCGCGGTGCGGATGTGCATGCCCTCGGTGGCCTGCATGGTGCAGGACGCCATGGGTTTGGGGAACCAGAAGATCTTCGGCGTCGCCGCGTCCCCCTCGCCTTCCATCACGAACGACCCGTCCGGGTTCTTGCGGGGCGAGCCCGACTCCACGAGGCACATCCGGCACGCGCCCACCGGCGAGAGGTACTTGTGCGCGCAGAAGTACGGCACGTCCCCGCCCGACTGGAACACCGCGTCGATGGCGCTGGTGCCCGCCGGGAGGTCAACTTCGATTCCGTCCACGTGAACTTTCACAGGGCCTCCCTTCGGTCGGCGCAGAAGGCTGAAGGCTGAAGGCCAGGGATCGAATCCGTCGTCATCTTCGCCATCTGCCTTCTGCCATATGCCATCTGCCCGTTCATGCGTCCTTCCAGCGCCGACGCGCGGGGTACAGGGGCTGCTGGGTGGTGGCCAGCGCGTCGTATTCCTCGCGGAAGTGTTTGATGGAGCTCAGGACCGGGCCCAGGCAGGCGTCGGCCAGCGCGCAGAAGGAGCGGCCGCCGATGTTGTCACTCATGTCCAGGATGAGCTGCACGTCGCCGGGCTGGCCGCGTCCGGTCACGAGTTTCTGGTACATGCGGGTCATCCAGCTGGAGATGCCCTCGCGGCAGGGGGTGCATTTGCCGCAGCTCTCGTGGCCGTAGAAGCGCACGAGGTTCCAGGTGGCGTTCACGATGCAGTCCGCCTTCGGGATCAGCGTGACGCCGCCGGTGCCGAGCATGCTGCCCGCAGCCGCGACGGATTCGTAGTCCATGGGCGTGTCGAGGATCGCGTCGGTCCAGGGGAGCATGGGGCAGCTGCTGCCGCCGGGGATGATGGCCTTCATCTCCTCCAGGGGGCCGCCCGCCCAGTCGTAGATGAGTTCGCGGAAGGTGGTGCCCAGCGGCAGTTCGTACACGCCGGGCCGCGCGACCGGGCCACTGATCTGGAAGAGTTTCATCCCCTTGCTCTTCTCGGTACCCATGCCCGCGTGCCAGTCCGCGCCGTAGCGCAGGATCTGCGTGGCGGCGCAGAACGTCTCGACGTTGTTGATGGTGGTCGGCAGGCCGTACAGGCCCGCCGCGGCCGGGAAGGGGGGCTTCAGTCGCGGGTTGGCGCGCAGGCCCTCCAGCGAGTTCATGAGTGCGGTCTCCTCGCCGCAGATGTACGCCCCGGCGCCCCGGTGCACGTACAGCTGGAAATCGAAGCCGCTGCCCAGGATGTTCTGCCCGAGCAGCCCCGCC encodes:
- the nuoH gene encoding NADH-quinone oxidoreductase subunit NuoH; translated protein: MPDWLATLLISLLKAVLVVLGLLTTFAYMTLIERRLLGRMQLRPGPNRVGPMGLLQPAADAIKSIFKEDLTVTLADKLVYTLAPIVAIGMALTAFGGLPAGPAGSLFGENPWVYNLDTGILALLALTSMGVYGIFLGGWASGSKYPILGGLRSSAQMISYELGMGLSLLGLLMIVGTTSFHGIVGWQAQNGPMILFQSLGFVLFLISSFAETNRTPFDLPEAEQEIVAGYLTEYSAIKWALFQMAEYVNMITASAVMATLFFGGWKGPQFLNALIPGISDWPLIWLIVKIAFFLFLFIWVRATLPRLRYDQLMRFGWKLVLPLALANTMLTAAFLAFRGSGGLWFLGVLSFAGVLALLVLSDRVRVLWNQPSVRPEGDIVRAGGD
- the nuoG gene encoding NADH-quinone oxidoreductase subunit NuoG, encoding MKVHVDGIEVDLPAGTSAIDAVFQSGGDVPYFCAHKYLSPVGACRMCLVESGSPRKNPDGSFVMEGEGDAATPKIFWFPKPMASCTMQATEGMHIRTAKTSEVVAKAQAGMMEFTLLNHPLDCPTCDKGGACELQDRAFEYGYGASRFGFDRRHAEKHYPLSDFVILDQERCIHCKRCVRYFEEVPGQEVLDFIERGGHTFIDTEEGGLPTGFSGNITDICPVGALLDNVARFRGRNWEYDHTPTTCTLCPVGCSITVDARNGRLERIVAGENRDVNEAWICDAGRFGHPFASEERLTTPLIRGEDGALVPATWDEAITAINRGLLGLPLADLGLFVGADATLEEGAALSALADALNARHVDHFPRHSVFIAPTATLTDVATADAVVVLGADLGEEAPVLELRILEMLRGGLLPAEFAHGTAIADLRLVERPARRPERLAVIGGESRLWGHAGHRVSANGGSALTRLARPDTDDLKAVRALLDGAERPVLILGADALRGASGSAASMLADLASRTGAKVIAIPAGPNSNGLAALNLVPRTGGLGVERLGEVPAAFISRLDPGTRAAGFTVVHDTHLTATAQQADVVLPAVTNYEKRGTVQNLEGRLLPLNPAAIQSGEAADLIRTLTALAEALGVKAPVRGQRGAQTLLTERLGVNTAGIQAGGALHSFARTYVAPAAPHTPKLWTERMRSRDRDWVDRIQDLVEGGWTLPVAPAAPQPGGDD
- the nuoF gene encoding NADH-quinone oxidoreductase subunit NuoF, which codes for MTATAPTPPKPITSAKDPRFAPTLYAHVGQAESWTLGYYRRNGGYEPVKRAFAMGPDAVIEEVKKSGLRGRGGAGFATGLKWSFMPLKDGKPHYIICNADESEPGSFKDRYLLSEDPHQLIEGMIIAGYAMRASVGYIYIRGEYVHAAERVWAAIHEARAAGLLGQNILGSGFDFQLYVHRGAGAYICGEETALMNSLEGLRANPRLKPPFPAAAGLYGLPTTINNVETFCAATQILRYGADWHAGMGTEKSKGMKLFQISGPVARPGVYELPLGTTFRELIYDWAGGPLEEMKAIIPGGSSCPMLPWTDAILDTPMDYESVAAAGSMLGTGGVTLIPKADCIVNATWNLVRFYGHESCGKCTPCREGISSWMTRMYQKLVTGRGQPGDVQLILDMSDNIGGRSFCALADACLGPVLSSIKHFREEYDALATTQQPLYPARRRWKDA